From the Ignavibacteriales bacterium genome, the window CGGCTGATGCAATGTTTGGAATAGCGGAACAAAAGAGAACAGTTATAATAAAAATTATAATCACAAGTGGCACTAAACCTATATCAGCAACAGGAGAAAGTATAGTCGAGCCGATGAGATTTGCCGCCCCGGTTTTTTCTAGTGCGGTGCCAAGGGGTAAAACACCCGCCATCAGGAAGATCATTCGCCACTCAACACTCCTGTATGATTGTTCCATAGTAAGGCACTTGGTTAATACCATTAATATAGCGGCAGACAGCATGGCAATAGAAACAGGAAGTATCTTTAATACAGTTACCACTAAGGCAAGGATAAGTATTATAAATGCCATCGGCTTTTTTCGCTGTTGTGTAAAAGTCTCCGTTGTGCTGGTGACTATGAGGTCAGGATCATTTTTAAGAAGATTAAGCTTAGACCATTTACCCTGAATGAGGAGCATATCTCCTACCTTTAGAATTACTTTCCCAACCCCGGTGCTAACGGTCTTGCCTTCTCGCCATATACCAATTACGTTTGCTCCGTATTTTTCTCGGAAGTTTATCTCGCTTAGAGAATGCCCCTCGAAAGTAGAGCGTGGAGCAACGATTGCTTCAAGCAATCCGGTATCTACACGGGACAGATTAATCAGCGAATCGGGATCAGACGGCTTGAGTCCAAGAGAGAGGCTTTCATCGGCATTGTGAAGGGATTCTACACTTCCTGTGAGCAGGACCCTGTCCTTGGGAAGAAATTCTGTTTCGGGAGGCGGATTTACCATAACATTTCTTCCTCTTATGATACCGGCAACGTTTACACCAAAAAACTCACCGAGTTTACTTTCGTCCAGGGTTTTGTGAGCAATTTTGCATTCGGGAGTGATCCTGGATTCGTATATAATTTCATTTATGTGATAGAGCTTGTTGAGTTCTGAAAGCAGGTCAAACTTACGAAGGTTTTTTTTATCTGAGTGATCGGGAAGAAGCTTTCTTCCAATAAATGCCATATACATTACCCCAACGACTAATATTATTATTGCAACCGGGAAGAAATCGAACAATGTAAATCCATGATTCCCATTCTGAACTATTAAGTCTGTCACGACTAGATTTGGGGGTGTACCTATTTGAGTCAGCATTCCACCAAGGATACTGCCATATGCAAGTGGTATTAGAAGTTTGGATGCTGGGACTTTACTTTTTGAGGATATGGTAATCACAGCTGGAAACAATATCGAAGCAGCAGCTACGTTGTTCATCACACTGGAAAGGGCTGCAACCAGGAGCATTATTACAATGATAAGTCTTACCTGGTCTCCCTTACCGAATCTCCAAAGAATGCGTGCCATATTATCAGAAACACCTGTTTTATCGAGGGCCGACGAGATAATAAAAATAGCAAACACTGTAATAACGGCCTGGTTACTAAATCCATCCAGGACTTCATCTACGGTTAGAATCTTTGTGGCGGCAAGTGAGATAAGGATTAGCATTCCGACGATGTCAATCCGTACTTTGCCAGAGAGGAATAGAAAGAATGCTATTCCGAGGATTGCAAGTACTATTCCGATATCAAGAGTCATGCTATTTCAGAAAATCCATAATAAGTGTGATAACTTTTTCTAGTGCACCAGTCGTGCCCTGAAAAGGATGTACTGCTCCGAATGTATGTCCGGTTTGTTCCATAATGATTAGCTGTTTATTTTCATCGCTCCCGGTATTATATAAGGTTTCTGCGTTTGAATAATCTACTGCTAGATCCTCAGTACCATGTATAATGAGCCACGGAACGTCTATTTTTGCAGCGGCTTTTTCTATGTCGAGACGGTCCTTGTTCTTTTCAAGATCTTCTAGTAGAGAATAATTCAGTCTCATCTTTTGTTTTGTGCGCATATTTAGTATCTCAAAATACCCGCGATCTTTCCACTCTTTTTTGTGTCTTTCGGAATAGCGATCGAATCCTGAAACGGAAGCAAGGGAAATAAGTTTTTTAACTCGCTTGTCCTCGGCGGCTTTAAGAATTACTATTCCTCCTCCCCGTGAATGTCCTATAAGGGTAAGATCGTCGAAGTTATAAGGAAATGTATTCTTATTTGCTTCCAGGTAATCTATTACACTACCCAGATCATCGAGCTCGCGTGAGAATGTATTATCTGCGAATAGGTCAAGTCTGGTAAACTCGGACATTGTCTCGGGTGTATCACCGGTGCCGTTGTAGGAGAAATTGAAGGATACTACAAAATTTCCTGCTGAAGCAACCTTATCGAAAACATATGGGAAAGATCCCCAATCTTTAAATCCTTTGAACCCATGACAAAAAATTACTAGAGGAAGGTCGTCTACCTTCGGGTAATAGAAATCCAAAAAAAGATCGTTATCGTGAGAGTTTTTGATTACAAGAGAAGTTTTACTTACGTTGTCTGTCATTGATCGGCTTTAGTCTTTTTGTATTAATTAAGCACAGAATTAGTTATTTTTCGCAAATATATATAAAATATCAAATATAAATTTCGCATTCAAAGTAATTACTGACTAATTGCTTAACATTGAACTAATATTACTAATAATACCTGCCCTAATAATTATCAGTATAGTACTTACAAAGTTTACTGATAATGCCGGGATACCTACTTTAGTACTTTTCTTAAGCATAGGAATGGTTGCCGGATCGGATGGGTTAGGACAGATTTACTTTGATAATGCCGAGCTCGCACAGTCTATCGGAATAATCGCTTTGATTTATATACTTTTCTCGGGTGGATTAGATACAAACTGGAATGTAGTTAAACCTGCGTTTAAGAATGCTACATTACTTGCAACTGTTGGAGTGCTTATTACAGCAATCAGTATAGGACTTTTTGTATATTTTGTACTAGGATTTACATTATGGGAGGGAATGCTAATAGGCGCAATAATATCGTCAACAGACGCATCGGCTGTTTTTAGCATAATTCGCTCAAGAGAGGTAAAGCTCAAAGGTGACTTACAGCCTATATTGGAGCTTGAATCCGGAAGTAACGATCCAATGGCAGTCTTTCTTACTATTGCAGTGACTGGTATAATGGCAGGGAAGGGACTAGACCCGTTAAGTCTTGTATTACTTTTTGTTATGCAAATGGGGGTAGGTGCTTTAACCGGTTTATTTATTGGAAAAGGGACTTTGTTTCTACTTAATAAATTTAGACTTAGCTATGAAGGGTTTTATCCGGTCTTACTTCTATGTACTGCGGCGATGGTTTATGGTGCTGCTGATCTATTAGGGGGAAGCGGTTTCCTTGCAGTTTATGTTGCTGGTGTAGTTCTTGGTTCTGGGGAATTTATTTATAAAGATTCCGTTATGAGGTTTTTCGATGGGTTCGCTTGGCTTGGTCAGATATGTATGTTCATAACGCTTGGGCTATTTGTGTTCCCATATGAGATTCCTCCTATAATGGGAATAGGTCTTGCAATATCCGCTTTCATAATTTTCGTGGCAAGACCTGTGAGTGTATTTATCTCTCTAGCGTTTTCCAAATATAATCTCAAAGAGAAAACTTTTATATCGTGGGTAGGTTTGAAAGGTGCAGTACCGATAATATTGGCAACATATCCCTTAGTCGAAAATCTTCCTGATGCAAATGAAATATTTAATATAATATTCTTTATTGTTGTAACGTCTGTGCTTATACAGGGATGGTCTCTGCCAGCTGTAGCGCGCATGCTGGGGCTCACAAAGGAGGATGATGCAAATTAATTTAATTCTTAATATCTTGTGGTTAGCTGAAATATATGAATATTGAGATTATAATAGTATTAGCTTTAGTGGTTGTTGCGGTGATACTTTTCTCCACCGAAAAGATCCCAATAGATCTTACTGCTTTGTTGATAATGACAATATTAATGGTGTCGGGTATTATTACGGTGGACGAAGGTGTATCCGGATTCAGCAATGATGCTACTGTTACTATTGCAGCGATGTTTGTTATAAGCGGGGCTTTGATAAAGACAGGTTTTGCAAACCTGATGAGCACATATATAATACAGCTATTCAAGAAGAGAGGATTTTGGGTTAGCATTATAATAATGATGCTAATGATAGCTTTTGCATCAGCATTTGTAAATAATACCCCAATAGTAGCAGTTTTTTTGCCGGTTATGCTAAAAGTTGGTGATGAGATCAATATAAGCGGATCCAAACTTTTAATGCCATTATCATTCGCGGCTATTTTTGGAGGTACAACTACATTAATTGGAACTTCAACAAACATACTAGCAAGCTCCATTGCAAGTAGCAGGGGTCTGGAACCATTCCATATGTTTGAGTTTACAAAGTTAGGATTAGTCTTTTTAGCTATAGGAACATTGTACATGGTTCTAATTGGGATACGTTTAATTCCGGAACGAAGGAAAAAAGAAGATCTAACGGGTTCATTCGAACTGAGGGAGTTTATAAGTGAAGTTGTTTTGCTCCCGGATGCAAATTCGGTCGGGAAAACAATTAGAAACTCATCTCTTGTAAAGGACACAAATGTTTCAATAATTGAGATTCATCGTGCAAATAACGAGGTAGTTCTACCTAGGGCTGATACCTTACTGGAAAAAGGTGACGTGCTTGTTGTGTCGGGAGATCTGGATAAAATCAAAGCATTGCAGGAAATAAAGGAGGTTGCATGGAAGCACGAACACAAGCTTAAAGATTCTGATATTGTCACTGGGGATATTATTTTAATAGAAGCGATCATATCTTCAAATTCTTTTCTTATAGGACGAACCTTAAAATCATCTAATTTTAGGAATCGCTACAGAGGAATGGCAATTGGTTTACGTCATGGCGGAAGACCTGTAACAAATAAAATAGGTGCCACAAGATTGCAAGCAGGCGATGCACTTCTTGTAGAGGTAAGAAAGGATAACTTAGCTTCCTTCAATGATAGCAATGATTTTGTATTTATTAATAGGATTCATGTGGTTACTTATAAGCGTGAGAAAATGATACCGTCACTTTTGGTATTAGCCGGTGTAGTGACCGTAGCAGCTTTTGGGTGGACATCTATCGTCGTATCTGCGATTGCAGGAAGTGTGTTGCTCGTATTAATGAAAACAATAACCCTTGAGGAAGCTTATAAAGCCATCGATTGGAGGGTGATATTCTTGCTTGCGGGTGCCATTACATTGGGGATTGCACTTGACAAAACCGGTGCAACAAAGCTTTTTTCCGAAGGAATCATTTCTACAATTGGACCGGATAATCCATTCCTATTAGTCTCTGCTTTCTACTTCATAACATTCATACTTACATCAGTAATGTCAAACACGGCAACGGTTGCGCTGCTAGCTCCTATTGCTATATTTACCGCGCAGAGCATTGGCCTGGATGCCAAACCGCTTTTAATAGCTGTTATGTTTGCCGCTTCTGCAGATTTTATGACACCAATTGGGTATCAAACCAACACAATGATATATAGTGCGGGGAGATACAGATTTTTCGATTTTTTTAAGGTGGGTTCCCCTCTAGATCTAATATTCTGGATTACTGCTTCCTTACTAATTCCTGTATTCTTTCCTTTCAGCTAGCGGCCGTCAGCGGGCTTCCTTTTTCTTCTCTTCGTAGTAGCTTCTATGAACCGGATCAAGTTGAATTAGTTTGTCGTAAATACTTCGATTTCCATAATCTAAGAATATCTTTCCAATCTCTTCATATTTTTCTTCAAAGAAGATATCGATATTGTAAGCTCTTACTTCCTTCTTTTTTATAGCTGCGATCTTTTCAAGAGCATTTAATATATGGCTATATGCATTTTGTCTTTGGATGTTAAGAGAATCCAGTCCCATCCAGAAATATTCAAAATAACCTTTCCGAAAGTTAGTGAAATTTGTATTCAGTAATTCCTGTACAAGCTGGAGTCTGGATGGCTTACTTCCGCCACCTGTTTCCGCCCAACCGTTTTTGATATCTCCGGATATTGGTTTGTTACAGATGTCAAGTGCTTTTTGAAAATATCTAGAACCCCCGCTTGGATAATATGAATCTTCATCAAAACCAACAATCATATAGGCATAGTAATCAAGCAAACTAAGGAATGAATTAAAGATCACGTCATTCTTTACAAATTGCATAGATCTGCTATAATCAAAAGTACATCTTTCATCTATATATCTAAATGTGACAGTGTACTCAATAGGGTCCTGTTTATTCTGTCTGTAGATTTCCCTCTGGCTAAAAAGTATAACCTTTGCGGTGTACTGGTCGAAACCATTCGTACCAGTGAAATTAAATGAGAACGTGCATTTTATAGGAGGTATCGCATTTTGATGATATTTAGTCCTATTAAGATAATCTTCTACTTGCCTTTTAAAATCATTTAATCTTTCCCGATCAGCTTGATTTGTTATTCCTTCTAGATTAACATCAACGGTTGCTTCGAGGTCCTGCGCAAATGATCCTGCCGGGAGCATTAATAAAAACAGCAATATGGTAATAAATAGGATCTTCAAATTTTGCATTATAATTGCGTTTGTTTAACTTATACACTAATTTTGTTTACTTAAATTAATTTTTCAATTCAATTGTATATTTTACAGTTAATTTCTTCCCGAATTTATTAAAATGAATTTTATGCTTAAAAGTTTCATTGGGAGAGAAAAAGCTGTTTTTATAGAAGAAATATGAAGTATTTGGTTGTAGGTGAGCCTTGTATTGACATAATACACAAACATAATGGTGAGACAATTCACAGCTATGGGGGTATATTGTACTCACTTTTAGCAATGTCTGTTTTTTGCAGGAATACTGATGAGATATATCCAATAATGAACCTGGGTGCCGATGAATATTCAAATGTAATGAATTTGCTCAGGCAATATAAGAACATTTCGACCGAAGGAATTAAGAAAGTTGAATTTCCTACCAGGAAAGTTTTTTTGGATTATAGCCTTATGAATAGCAGTCAAAAGGAAAGGTTTGAAACATCATCACATCCAACGTACCCAATCGAATATGAGGACATTGAGAGATGGCTTCCGGGTACAGATGCAATTTTGATCAACATGGTCTCAGGAGTTGATATTGGGCTCGATACATTTAGAAAGGTCCGGGCAAACTTTAAGGGGTTTATTCATATTGATATTCACAATATTGTAATGCGAACTAATGAAGATGGTACAAGAGAGCATGTAAAAAATAGGGAGTGGGTAGAATGGTGTACGAGTACTGATACAGTACAAATGAATGAAACGGAAATGACCTATCTGTCTGATGAAAAAATGAAAGAATATAAGGTTGCTGAAGAGGTACTTATTAATTCGAAGAGGGATGTGAAAGCAGTGATTATTACACGAGGTATTAATGGTGTCTCATGTTATACAACTAAAGAGAAAACATACGGGAGTGAAAGCTTTACAGACATTGACAAGAAGGATCTGAGCGCCATAGAAAATCCCGAATTTATGGATAGTACAGGTTGCGGTGATGTTTTCGCCGCAGGTTTCGTTTATGAATATACTCAGTCAAAAGATCTCAGTAAAAGTCTTCATTTTGCAAACAGGATGGCATCATACAATACTTCCCTCGAGGGCATAGATCAATTATATAAACTAATCAGCTAGAACGGATTTGAAAACAGTATTTATAACCGGAGCAAACGGGCTGCTCGGTCAGGCAATAATATCATTATTTACAAGAGAGACTGACTACGAGCTTATTACCAGTTCAGTGGAAGACAAACCTTTTCTCGAATATGGACATAAGTATGAGAAACTAGACATCACGAATAAAGAGGAAGTAAAAAAGCTGATCGGATATTATGAGCCCAATGTTATTATTAACTGTGCTGCATTTACGGAAGTTGATAAATGCGAAACCGAAAGGGAATTATGCTGGAGACTGAATGTTGATGGTGTAAAGAACATTATTATTGCCTCCAAGAAATGTGATGCAAAGATAATACACTTCTCAACCGATTACATATTTGACGGGAAGAACGGACCTTACACTGAGGATGCCACTCCAAACCCGCTCTCCTTTTACGGCAGGTCAAAACTTGCAAGCGAGAATGCCCTTATTTCAAGCGGTATTGAGCATGTAATTATCAGGACAATGGTTCTTTATGGTATTGGCAATAGTATAAAAAAGAATTTTGCACTATGGCTTGTTGAAACTCTTAAGAAAAAACAGCCGGTAACCATTGTAACCGACCAGATAGGGAATTCTACTATAGCTGACGATCTTGCCTACGGAACATATAAAATAATCGAGAAAAACAGGACAGGGATATATAACATTGCTGGGAAAGATATCCTGTCAAGATATGACTTTGCACTTAAATTATGCGAGGTATTCGGTTTTGATAAAAAACTTGTATCACCCATACTTACCTCCGATCTCAGTCAGCCGGCTCCGAGACCTCTGAACTCAGGATTGATCGTCCTGAAAGCCGAGGCGGACCTTGGAATAAAATTGATGGATTCACTCGAGAGTTTGAGATTGCTTAAAATTCAGCTGGGGGTTTAGTTCTTCAGACCATATCCGGATTCGATCAGATCTTTCATATAATTAAACATCCTTATTCCATTCACGCCGTCGTTGAGCTCGTGTTCAGCCGACATTGTAATACAAAGAAAATCATCTTGCTCCACCTTACCGTTTATCCTTGTGTATTTTTTGTGAATAGAACCAATCGTCATGGTCATTGATGCAGGAGATACGGGCATTCCCCAAAATTGCCCTTTGATAACCGTATGAAGTGAGGTTACACCTGTGGTACCGAAGTATTTGCGCGAATGCTTTGGGCTTCGAGATATATATTTTAAAATTGCCCTTCTAACAAATGCCGGAAGAGATGCGAAGAAGCTTATCTTTCTATCATACATGATCTCCCCTAAGGGTGTATTCTTAGCGTTGATCAATTCTTGATTGACTTCTGCCGGAGATTTTGTGTCGCAATTCCTTATTATGTAGTTCATCGGGTATTTTTCTCCGTCGAGTTCTCTTTCCACTATTACGGATACATCTACTGCGCTATACGTGATAATCTTGTTTCCCTTTTTCATTGAATTGAAACTTTTAAACTCTTTCATACTATTCGCATAGCAGTATATCAAGTAGCTTAGCAGTGATACACGTGGATTTTTGTTGTCATTATATTTTTTTAGGTATTCCCTGGTCCCGGAGATATTGACTTCACATAGACCGTGTATCAGGCTTTTCTTTTTACTGAGCCACATAACATCGGTAATTAGATTGCGTGACTTGGGGAATTTTGTGACGGAGTAATTGTTGCTTTTCATGTCCGCCTCGCATTTAAATTGATTGTCACTTTCCCGGATGGTTTCAGTGTTAGTGATGACGACTCTTTTATTTTGCCGTGAATGGTAAAGTTATAGTCGTTGCATATATATCTAAGAGCGGAATTGACCTGCATACGTGCAAAGACTTCACCCATGCACGACCTTTTCCCTGCCCCAAAAGGAAGGTATGTAAATCGGTTTACGGGCTTATTCACGGAATCCCATCTCTCGGGTATAAATTTTAACGGGCGATCAAAATATCTTTCATTCCGCTGGATCAAGTAAGGGGAAATTATTATTGAAGATCTCGCAGGAATAAAGTGATTCTTGTATCTATCCTCTTTGTCTGTAATACGTGTAATTGAATGAGCAGGTGGATACAGCCGCAGTGCCTCCGAGATAACCATTTCTGTAAATGAAGAAGATTCTTCTTCAACAGAGGAACGAAGATTTTCCAGTACAGATGGATTCTGACTGAGAAGTATTAAAGCCCAGGTCAGAGTACGCGCGCTGGTATCATAGGCGGCGAAAAGAATGGTTACAAGCTCATCACGTATTTCCTTATCCGAAAGGACCTCTCCATTTTCATCACGTGCAGAGAGCAATAGTGAAAGTATGTCGTTACACCCTTTATCGGTACACATTCTTTCTTCAATTACAGAGTATATTATCTTATCAAGATTTTCCACAGAACGGGAAAAATTTCTCGCCCACGTGAACGGCAGCTTCCGTGCAAGTTTCGGCATTCCGATAGATACCAATGCTTTATAATCATAGGTAAGTGAATCAAAGAATTTAACGGTTGGGATTAATTCACCAGGTAGTGCATTTCCAAACAGCAGTCTGCATATTATGATGAGAAATAGATCTACTGAGTTGTTTTGCAGATCGATTTTCGAATTCCATTTTGAAATCTCTTTTTCGACCGTATCATTGATCAGTTTAACATATCCACCGATAGATGACCGGTGAAATGACGGCTGTATCATTGCTCTGTGTTTTTTCTGAATTGCTCCGTCAGTGGACAGAAGACCGTCCCCAAGCAGCATTCTTAAACGGGTAAAGCCTGTTCCTCTTAAATAATTATCCGGATTTGTGATTAAAATGTGTTCAATAAACCCGGGGTCATTTACCAGAAAAATATTTTCATTACCGGCTTTGAAAAAGACTACATCTCCATACCGTGACTGCATTTTCCGGATAAAGTTCAGGTAGGAAGTGTAATAGGGTATAAGAATATTTAATCCAAAGAAATACTTCCTCGGTCCGGGGGTAACTCCACCTTCGGGTTCGTATACAATTTCCAGCGGGATGTCTGATGAAAGGCTCATTTTTTAGATTTTACTAAGGCAGAACTTCCTTTAATGTTACAAGCATTAATAGTATTTTTCAAGTTATTAACTCTACAAATTTATTTATTTATGCTTGATATTAAATTGATAAGGGAGACCCCTGACATAGTCAGACAAAGCCTGACAGCCAGGGGTGAAGATACAACCCCTATTGACAGGATTTTAGAGATGGACGGGGGAAGGCTTGAAATTATTCACAAAGCAGAGAAACTTAAAGAACTCAGGAATAAGGTATCTGACGAGATAGCCATGATGAAAAAGAATAAAGAGAATGCTGATGATAAAATAGCTGAGATGAGAAAAGTTTCAGACGAAATCAAGGTTCTTGATGAAGAATTAAGGGAAATTGAGAATAAAATAAATAGCGAGCTTATCCATGTTGCAAATATCCCGGCAGGTAATGTTCCGAAAGGAAAAGACGCGACTGAGAATGTGGAGGTACGTGTTTGGGGGGAGAAGAAGAATTTCGAGTTTAAGGTAAAAGACCATTTAGAGCTTTCGAAGTTACATGATATACTTGATTTTGAACGCGGAGCTAAGATAACAGGAAGCGGATTCCCTCTTTACAAAGGAAAAGGCGCAACACTTGAGAGAGCGTTGTGGAATTTCATGCTGGATACCCACATTGCAAACGGATATACGGAAGTCATCCCGCCGATCCTTGTAAACAGGACGAGCATGGAGGCGACGGAGAAAGTTCCAAAGTTTGAAGAGGATATGTATCACATAGAGAAAGACGACCTATATGCTATACCAACTGCTGAGGTACCGATAATCAACATTCACCGCGACGAGATATTCAAGGAAGATGATCTGCCGGTGAGATATTGCGGGTTTACTAACTGTTTCCGCAGGGAGGCAGGGAGCTACGGAAAAGATACAAAAGGCTTTTTAAGGACGCACCAGTTTAACAAAGTAGAGCTTGTTAATTTCTGCAAACCTGAAGACAGTTACACTCAGCTGGAGGCAATGCTCAATGATGCCTGTGGTATAGTGGAAGCCCTTGGACTTCACTACAGAGTTATAGAGCTTTGCACCGGGGACCTTGGATTTTCATCGGCTAAAACATATGATATTGAAGTCTGGTCTTATGGAGAGAACTCGTGGCTGGAAGCTTCTTCGGTAAGCAACTTCTCGGATTTCCAATCGAGGCATGCAAAGATTCGCTATAAAAAAATGCTTGAAGGTGGTAAAACAAAGACAGAGCTAGTGGATATACTTAACGGTTCCGGACTTG encodes:
- the serS gene encoding serine--tRNA ligase, producing the protein MLDIKLIRETPDIVRQSLTARGEDTTPIDRILEMDGGRLEIIHKAEKLKELRNKVSDEIAMMKKNKENADDKIAEMRKVSDEIKVLDEELREIENKINSELIHVANIPAGNVPKGKDATENVEVRVWGEKKNFEFKVKDHLELSKLHDILDFERGAKITGSGFPLYKGKGATLERALWNFMLDTHIANGYTEVIPPILVNRTSMEATEKVPKFEEDMYHIEKDDLYAIPTAEVPIINIHRDEIFKEDDLPVRYCGFTNCFRREAGSYGKDTKGFLRTHQFNKVELVNFCKPEDSYTQLEAMLNDACGIVEALGLHYRVIELCTGDLGFSSAKTYDIEVWSYGENSWLEASSVSNFSDFQSRHAKIRYKKMLEGGKTKTELVDILNGSGLATSRLIVALLEANQDEKGNLTVPEVLRKYTGFDRIEA